The window GCTATGTCCCTCAAGAGCTCGGGATCGGCCCACACCCCCGCCGCGCCTGTGTTGCCGTCGAGGCCGTCGGTGGCGAGGGCCAAGACCGCTAGCTCGCCTGTCGAGGATAGGGCGAAGGACAGGGCGAACTCGCTGGTCCTGCCGCCCCTTCCTCTGCCCCTAACTGTCACGGAGGGCTCCCCGCCGAGGATCAAAGGGGTTCCGAGCTCTTTGGCCATATAGGCAACCAGCCTGCCCACATCGCGCGCCTCGCCGACAAGGCAGGAGGTGACCACGCGACCGCCGACCGCGTTGCGGAGCGCCTCCAAGACGTCGAGGTTCCGGGCCACCACAACCGCCCTATGAGGAAAGCTCGAGGGCGTGTCTCTAGAGCCCCTCCTCGATTCTATGAGGCGGCGCACGCTCTCCGGCAATCTGCCCCAGAGCCCCCTCACCTTTAGGTAGAGGTACGCCTCGTCTGGCGTCGTGTCGTCGGGCACGCCGGGGCCTGAGCCGACGTCCGAGGGGTTGTCGCAAGGCACGTCGCTGGCTATTAGGTTGACCACCTCGGCCCCCCGCGCCGCCGCGATGTGCCCTAGCCTTCCTCCCTTGATGGCAGACAGCCTCTTCCTCACCGCGTTCATTTCATGTATCGTCATGCCGCTCTTGAGCAAGATCTCCCACGCCTTCAGGAAATCTTCCTCGGAGACCAACGGCGCCTCCATAAGGCTCGACGCGCCTCCGGACACCAGGAGCACGAGAGTGTCGCCGCGTCCTAGGGATTCTACGTAATCCAAGACGGCCCGGCCTGCCTCGAAGCTCCTCTCCGTCGGGATCGGGTGGTCCGCCACGTAGAGTTTGACTGAGCGCGGGACCGGGCCGGCCTGCGGCGCCACGGCTACGCCATCTATTATATCGGCCACGGCCTCCAGCCCCTTCAACATAGACAGCGCGCCCTTGCCTACAGCCACCGCCCTAACCTCGCCGAGGTTGCCGGCCTTGGCCGCGACCGCCTTGCTCAGATCGGCCGCGGAGAGTACGGCCCTGACTATCCTAGAGGTGGTGTAGGTACCAGACATAGCCGGCCAGTCCAAGCGGGGCCGTCAGTCCGAAGTAGCCGCGCCATACGGCGGCGGCCTCCAATAACGATATCACCACCGCTATTATCAACGCCGTGGCCGCCGCAGGCTCCAGCGTGTAGATGCCCAAGGCCATAGCCAGGCCGGGGTAGAACGTGCCGTAGAGAGCCTTCTCGCCGACTATGACCCCGACGCCCTCGTCGTCCTTCCCTCTCGCCACGAAGACGAGCCCAGCTATCGACTCGGGCAGAACGGTCGCCACGGGCACGAGCACCACGGCCAACGCCGTTTCGTCCAGCCCCAGCGAGGCGCCCAGCCCCGTTATGCCTCCGACGAGCCACTCGCCGCCCAGATACATGGCCGCCACAGAGGCGGCCGTCTGCAAGACGGGGTTCCTGAGATAGAGGCGCGGGCTCTCGCCCGCCTCGGCCTTTCCGCCCAATGCGCGCCCGGCATATGCGAAATACGCCGCGAGGATGAGCGCCCCGTACAGCCTGCCGTATAGGCCGTACCTCTCCGGGTGCAGGAACAATATAGGCACAAGCGGAATCGTGAAAGCCAAAAGCGGCAACGCCACGCGTCTATGTACGTGCGGTACCGGCGTGGATCTCCTCCTCAACGCCCAGAAGATTGCAGAGACGACGAGGACGACAGGATATATAATGGTGGAGGCCATGAAGGGCTGGGCCACGATGGAGCCCCAAGCCACGTCGGCCTTGCCTTGCAGTAGCGCTATTAGGAAGACCGCCAGCTCGGGACTCGACGTTATGACCGGCGCCACTATCATGGCCACGCCCGCGGTGGAGCGGCCTGTCCTCGCGCTGAAGTAATAAACAAGTTGCTCGACCAGCAACCCGGCCGCGATAGTTAGGGCCATGCCGCCGATAATCTCGACAACCGAGATCACATGTCAAGTAAAAAGAGCCCTATATAACACAACGTTGATCGACGATCGTCGCAATAAAAACGCGCTGCGAAGACTAACGGCCCTGGAGCCTTCAATAGTCGACGTATAGCGGCGAGGGAGTTGTCACCGCGCCTTTATCGGCTTGTTGCACCAACGCGGCGTATTTGGCCAGGAGGCCGCCGGCGTAGTTCGGCTTAGGCGGGCTCCACGACTTCCTGCGGCGCTCGAGCTCCTCGTCGGGTACGTCTAGCTTGAGCAAGCCGGCCTCTCCATCTATTACGACCCTATCGCCCTGCTGGACGAGGGCTATCGGCCCTCCCACGGCGGCCTCCGGCGCCACGTGGCCCACCATTATGCCCCTCGTGGCTCCGGAGAAGCGGCCGTCCGTCACCAACGCGACGGATTCGCCCAACCCGGCGCCTACTATGGCCGCCGTCACTTTAAGCATCTCCGGCATGCCCGGAGCGCCCTTGGGGCCCACGTACCTTATCACCACGACGTGGCCGGGCTTGACCTCGCCTCGCGTCACCGCCTTGAACGCCTCCGCCTCGTCGTCGAAGGGCAAAGCCTTCCCCTCGAACCTCAAGGCGCCGGCGGCTCCGATCTTCATCACGGCCCCGTTAGGGGCTAAATTGCCCCAGAGTATCCTTATGCCCGAGTAGGGCTTATACG of the Thermoproteus uzoniensis 768-20 genome contains:
- a CDS encoding glycerate kinase type-2 family protein, translated to MSGTYTTSRIVRAVLSAADLSKAVAAKAGNLGEVRAVAVGKGALSMLKGLEAVADIIDGVAVAPQAGPVPRSVKLYVADHPIPTERSFEAGRAVLDYVESLGRGDTLVLLVSGGASSLMEAPLVSEEDFLKAWEILLKSGMTIHEMNAVRKRLSAIKGGRLGHIAAARGAEVVNLIASDVPCDNPSDVGSGPGVPDDTTPDEAYLYLKVRGLWGRLPESVRRLIESRRGSRDTPSSFPHRAVVVARNLDVLEALRNAVGGRVVTSCLVGEARDVGRLVAYMAKELGTPLILGGEPSVTVRGRGRGGRTSEFALSFALSSTGELAVLALATDGLDGNTGAAGVWADPELLRDIAEAGMDVGRLFEENDTFRPFEATGRAIYTGSTGSNLNLVFYVDRWSHLKDLLAGGQIQEGQI
- a CDS encoding sodium:calcium antiporter; protein product: MISVVEIIGGMALTIAAGLLVEQLVYYFSARTGRSTAGVAMIVAPVITSSPELAVFLIALLQGKADVAWGSIVAQPFMASTIIYPVVLVVSAIFWALRRRSTPVPHVHRRVALPLLAFTIPLVPILFLHPERYGLYGRLYGALILAAYFAYAGRALGGKAEAGESPRLYLRNPVLQTAASVAAMYLGGEWLVGGITGLGASLGLDETALAVVLVPVATVLPESIAGLVFVARGKDDEGVGVIVGEKALYGTFYPGLAMALGIYTLEPAAATALIIAVVISLLEAAAVWRGYFGLTAPLGLAGYVWYLHHL